A window from Rhea pennata isolate bPtePen1 chromosome 1, bPtePen1.pri, whole genome shotgun sequence encodes these proteins:
- the TRIM13 gene encoding E3 ubiquitin-protein ligase TRIM13 isoform X2 produces the protein MHDMMELLEEDLTCPICCSLFDDPRVLPCSHNFCRKCLEGILEGNVRNVLWRPSPFKCPTCRKETPVTGVNSLQVNYSLKGIVEKYNKIKVTPKMPVCKVHSGQPLNIFCRTDMQLICGVCATRGDHTKHVFCSIEEAYSQEKRAFETLFQGFETWRCGDALSRLDTLETSKRKALQMLTKDSDKVKEFFEKLQHTLEQKRNEILSDFETMKLAVMQAYDPEINKLNTILQEQRMAFNIAEAFKDVSEPIIFLQQMQEFREKIKVLKETPLPCSNVDISPTMKNFDTSQWNGIKLVDVDKLSLPQENNTLKLKITSVFSSRFIVTSLICFLILAVTRMSFVESVVDNLQCWKSQFFTITLSYLADTVEIADHAVFYWEQMTDGASLLREKCKNYTLVVLDNVAQFVCKYKLL, from the exons ATGCAC gaTATGATGGAGCTCCTGGAGGAAGATCTCACCTGTCCCATTTGCTGTAGCCTGTTTGACGATCCTCGTGTCCTGCCCTGTTCACATAACTTCTGCAGGAAGTGTCTGGAAGGAATACTTGAGGGAAATGTGCGGAATGTGCTTTGGAGACCATCCCCTTTCAAGTGCCCCACATGCAGGAAGGAAACTCCTGTTACTGGAGTCAACAGCTTACAAGTCAATTATTCTCTGAAAGGTATTGTGGAGAAGTATAACAAAATCAAAGTAACTCCTAAAATGCCAGTGTGCAAAGTGCACAGTGGGCAACCCCTTAACATTTTTTGCCGGACAGACATGCAGCTGATCTGTGGGGTCTGTGCCACCCGTGGTGACCATACAAAGCATGTGTTTTGTTCTATCGAAGAGGCCTATTCTCAGGAGAAGCGTGCATTTGAAACCCTGTTCCAGGGCTTTGAAACTTGGCGTTGCGGAGATGCACTCTCTCGGTTGGATACCTTAGAAACTAGTAAGAGGAAAGCTCTGCAGATGCTGACCAAAGATTCTGACAAGGTGAAAGAGTTCTTTGAGAAGCTGCAACACACACTGGAGCAGAAGCGAAATGAGATTCTCTCTGACTTTGAGACCATGAAGCTTGCAGTGATGCAGGCCTATGACCCAGAAATCAATAAGCTGAACACAATCCTGCAAGAGCAACGAATGGCTTTTAACATCGCAGAGGCCTTCAAAGATGTATCTGAACCTATTATATTTCTACAACAGATGCAGGAATTCAGGGAAAAAATCAAGGTGCTCAAAGAGACTCCTTTACCTTGTTCCAACGTAGACATCAGCCCTACAATGAAGAACTTTGATACCAGCCAGTGGAATGGAATAAAACTAGTTGATGTGGACAAGCTTTCCTTGCCTCAGGAAAACAACACTCTTAAACTCAAAATTACTTCAGTCTTTTCATCCAGATTCATAGTGACTTCTCTTATTTGCTTCCTTATCCTTGCTGTCACCAGAATGTCCTTTGTGGAGTCTGTTGTTGACAATCTCCAGTGCTGGAAATCTCAATTCTTTACAATTACCTTGTCCTATTTGGCAGATACAGTGGAAATAGCAGATCATGCAGTCTTTTACTGGGAACAGATGACAGATGGAGCTTcacttttaagagaaaagtgTAAAAACTATACGTTAGTGGTACTGGATAATGTTGCACAGTTTGTGTGCAAATATAAATTGTTGTGA
- the TRIM13 gene encoding E3 ubiquitin-protein ligase TRIM13 isoform X3, whose product MDMMELLEEDLTCPICCSLFDDPRVLPCSHNFCRKCLEGILEGNVRNVLWRPSPFKCPTCRKETPVTGVNSLQVNYSLKGIVEKYNKIKVTPKMPVCKVHSGQPLNIFCRTDMQLICGVCATRGDHTKHVFCSIEEAYSQEKRAFETLFQGFETWRCGDALSRLDTLETSKRKALQMLTKDSDKVKEFFEKLQHTLEQKRNEILSDFETMKLAVMQAYDPEINKLNTILQEQRMAFNIAEAFKDVSEPIIFLQQMQEFREKIKVLKETPLPCSNVDISPTMKNFDTSQWNGIKLVDVDKLSLPQENNTLKLKITSVFSSRFIVTSLICFLILAVTRMSFVESVVDNLQCWKSQFFTITLSYLADTVEIADHAVFYWEQMTDGASLLREKCKNYTLVVLDNVAQFVCKYKLL is encoded by the exons ATG gaTATGATGGAGCTCCTGGAGGAAGATCTCACCTGTCCCATTTGCTGTAGCCTGTTTGACGATCCTCGTGTCCTGCCCTGTTCACATAACTTCTGCAGGAAGTGTCTGGAAGGAATACTTGAGGGAAATGTGCGGAATGTGCTTTGGAGACCATCCCCTTTCAAGTGCCCCACATGCAGGAAGGAAACTCCTGTTACTGGAGTCAACAGCTTACAAGTCAATTATTCTCTGAAAGGTATTGTGGAGAAGTATAACAAAATCAAAGTAACTCCTAAAATGCCAGTGTGCAAAGTGCACAGTGGGCAACCCCTTAACATTTTTTGCCGGACAGACATGCAGCTGATCTGTGGGGTCTGTGCCACCCGTGGTGACCATACAAAGCATGTGTTTTGTTCTATCGAAGAGGCCTATTCTCAGGAGAAGCGTGCATTTGAAACCCTGTTCCAGGGCTTTGAAACTTGGCGTTGCGGAGATGCACTCTCTCGGTTGGATACCTTAGAAACTAGTAAGAGGAAAGCTCTGCAGATGCTGACCAAAGATTCTGACAAGGTGAAAGAGTTCTTTGAGAAGCTGCAACACACACTGGAGCAGAAGCGAAATGAGATTCTCTCTGACTTTGAGACCATGAAGCTTGCAGTGATGCAGGCCTATGACCCAGAAATCAATAAGCTGAACACAATCCTGCAAGAGCAACGAATGGCTTTTAACATCGCAGAGGCCTTCAAAGATGTATCTGAACCTATTATATTTCTACAACAGATGCAGGAATTCAGGGAAAAAATCAAGGTGCTCAAAGAGACTCCTTTACCTTGTTCCAACGTAGACATCAGCCCTACAATGAAGAACTTTGATACCAGCCAGTGGAATGGAATAAAACTAGTTGATGTGGACAAGCTTTCCTTGCCTCAGGAAAACAACACTCTTAAACTCAAAATTACTTCAGTCTTTTCATCCAGATTCATAGTGACTTCTCTTATTTGCTTCCTTATCCTTGCTGTCACCAGAATGTCCTTTGTGGAGTCTGTTGTTGACAATCTCCAGTGCTGGAAATCTCAATTCTTTACAATTACCTTGTCCTATTTGGCAGATACAGTGGAAATAGCAGATCATGCAGTCTTTTACTGGGAACAGATGACAGATGGAGCTTcacttttaagagaaaagtgTAAAAACTATACGTTAGTGGTACTGGATAATGTTGCACAGTTTGTGTGCAAATATAAATTGTTGTGA
- the TRIM13 gene encoding E3 ubiquitin-protein ligase TRIM13 isoform X1 gives MFKTDMMELLEEDLTCPICCSLFDDPRVLPCSHNFCRKCLEGILEGNVRNVLWRPSPFKCPTCRKETPVTGVNSLQVNYSLKGIVEKYNKIKVTPKMPVCKVHSGQPLNIFCRTDMQLICGVCATRGDHTKHVFCSIEEAYSQEKRAFETLFQGFETWRCGDALSRLDTLETSKRKALQMLTKDSDKVKEFFEKLQHTLEQKRNEILSDFETMKLAVMQAYDPEINKLNTILQEQRMAFNIAEAFKDVSEPIIFLQQMQEFREKIKVLKETPLPCSNVDISPTMKNFDTSQWNGIKLVDVDKLSLPQENNTLKLKITSVFSSRFIVTSLICFLILAVTRMSFVESVVDNLQCWKSQFFTITLSYLADTVEIADHAVFYWEQMTDGASLLREKCKNYTLVVLDNVAQFVCKYKLL, from the exons ATGTTTAAAACG gaTATGATGGAGCTCCTGGAGGAAGATCTCACCTGTCCCATTTGCTGTAGCCTGTTTGACGATCCTCGTGTCCTGCCCTGTTCACATAACTTCTGCAGGAAGTGTCTGGAAGGAATACTTGAGGGAAATGTGCGGAATGTGCTTTGGAGACCATCCCCTTTCAAGTGCCCCACATGCAGGAAGGAAACTCCTGTTACTGGAGTCAACAGCTTACAAGTCAATTATTCTCTGAAAGGTATTGTGGAGAAGTATAACAAAATCAAAGTAACTCCTAAAATGCCAGTGTGCAAAGTGCACAGTGGGCAACCCCTTAACATTTTTTGCCGGACAGACATGCAGCTGATCTGTGGGGTCTGTGCCACCCGTGGTGACCATACAAAGCATGTGTTTTGTTCTATCGAAGAGGCCTATTCTCAGGAGAAGCGTGCATTTGAAACCCTGTTCCAGGGCTTTGAAACTTGGCGTTGCGGAGATGCACTCTCTCGGTTGGATACCTTAGAAACTAGTAAGAGGAAAGCTCTGCAGATGCTGACCAAAGATTCTGACAAGGTGAAAGAGTTCTTTGAGAAGCTGCAACACACACTGGAGCAGAAGCGAAATGAGATTCTCTCTGACTTTGAGACCATGAAGCTTGCAGTGATGCAGGCCTATGACCCAGAAATCAATAAGCTGAACACAATCCTGCAAGAGCAACGAATGGCTTTTAACATCGCAGAGGCCTTCAAAGATGTATCTGAACCTATTATATTTCTACAACAGATGCAGGAATTCAGGGAAAAAATCAAGGTGCTCAAAGAGACTCCTTTACCTTGTTCCAACGTAGACATCAGCCCTACAATGAAGAACTTTGATACCAGCCAGTGGAATGGAATAAAACTAGTTGATGTGGACAAGCTTTCCTTGCCTCAGGAAAACAACACTCTTAAACTCAAAATTACTTCAGTCTTTTCATCCAGATTCATAGTGACTTCTCTTATTTGCTTCCTTATCCTTGCTGTCACCAGAATGTCCTTTGTGGAGTCTGTTGTTGACAATCTCCAGTGCTGGAAATCTCAATTCTTTACAATTACCTTGTCCTATTTGGCAGATACAGTGGAAATAGCAGATCATGCAGTCTTTTACTGGGAACAGATGACAGATGGAGCTTcacttttaagagaaaagtgTAAAAACTATACGTTAGTGGTACTGGATAATGTTGCACAGTTTGTGTGCAAATATAAATTGTTGTGA